The window TTCGATGTGATGGGAATTTGCttggagaggaaaaaaaggttGGCACAATCGAGATTGTAAACCTCTACCTTCCCATTTCTGCATAATTAATGGTGATCTTACAAAGTATTAGATAAAGCATTCATTttggaaaagggaaagaaagatgtcTCTTTTTGTTTCTCTGGCAGCCCTCTCCTTTCGTTTCAGCTTGTCTATGGGGAGTGACTGAACCACTATGCCTGCAACTGCTGGAGTAAAAGCAAAGGAATCAAGCTGCAAAGCAAAACATTTTGGacccagaaaaaggaaaagaagaaaacaaatgcctggaaattttttatgctctttctttgccttttcttttttcaattggtGGGAGGGGAATGTGAGGACGAGAAAGCGACTGCCTTTTGGAGGTGAATCTCAGTGGGTGGGTGCAGTGGAGGATGGTGGAAGTCCACTTTGCGAGAGCTACAAGCCTCGTGAATAAATAATATGATCCGTCTCTCTCTAAGCTGAGGAGAAGCACTTGGGACTATGCCTTTGCTTTTACTTCAAGATTTGCTCTGCAAGATGAAGTGGAATAGGGTAGAAATTCAGCAATATAGGCACGCCTAGAGAGCGCCCTTTTGACGGAGTTCGTGTTATTTTGACTCAAAACAGTTCATTCACCTTGGTATCCGCAGtagaattttcgaaatttattcaACGATTATGGTCCTTAATTATCGCAAAAGATACGTTAGACACGTAGCTGTAGGACTCGAATTATGACAGTAACCAAAACGGGAGGGCGAAATTGTTTTCCTGAATCGAGAGGATCCAATCTGGCTCTGATAATGTTCTTACTCAAAGTTTGCAGTAGGACGAAATAAAAGGTCAAGACCTTGGGCAGCATGTTCAGCCTAAAGTTGCATGCTTGCAACTGAGTGTTGATAAGGCCCATGGTGGGGACCGAATTTAGAAAAGATCAGGTTGGGCTTCTTTCATGCCAAGGACTATCTACCAAGAGATAATAAAGAGTGGGTGGAAGATGTTTTGGTGTTAAATAATGGGGCACTGACCTTATTCCTTCTTGGTGCAATCATTAAGATGTTGATACACGCTAGGGTCGAACCATTCCTCTCAAATGCTTTGTTGAAATCTGGCATTCCCAGATTCCAAATCACATTATGATGTCTGCAACATGCACTGCATCATAAAGTTGAGGGgaagaattcaagaaaatcTCAACTTGGTTCTTACTGTCCTGAGCTTAGTGGAGGTCGGCTTGACATTGTTGCAAGGGCCATCGCACGCTTAAGCATCATTCTATTGTCCTTTCACTATCTTTAACCGCGACAGGCTGGGGTAAGAACAACAGCGATTTCACTACTTGTCGTTAGAATTTCTTCGGATTACGACAGTGCTGGTAGCGAAAAATGCGAGGCTTTTACTCCCTCAATCAATCATGGCTAATGCTCGTGAATCTTTCTGACCTGGGAAAGAACAAAATGTATGAGGACACGGCTTTCATTGTCATGCTCTCATCCACAAGAAAATTTTCTGAAAACTGCATGATGATGGCCGGTCGATTATACAAGGTTGGAGATCAATCAGGCATCGTTGTGGGTTTGACAAGGAACCAAGCGTGGACATATGcggaaaaacaagataaaggaCGATAGAAAAAAGCTGAAAAGGCCAGATGCAAGGAGGCACCACCAAGACATGACATTGGATTCCAGTTTGATGGACGTCAAGAGAATAGAGTCCTTGTTACCCACACAGTTGTGGGGTTGAACTGAACCAAGCTAAAAAGAATCAATCAAGACAACGGctacttctttttcttgtcgGAGATAAGAGAGATCCTTTTCAATATGTAGGACCTCTGCAGAATGAACCATTATTGTTCAGCGCGAGTGTGTAGAGGAAGTAACagaatctaatgacctaattcatCAGTAGCTTGGTATAACGTCATCATCGTCGCTGCATCTGAGGGTCTCGCTACATATATAGCTCGATGACTATGTTCGACACATCAAGATTATACTTATTACCCTTGAAACTGTGGAGCTCTGCTGACAGAATGGCTCATGACGCTGCAACGTACATGAAGTGCTTCGGCTCTATAAAGCACTTGGTTTGAAGGTCGATATCCAAGGTCATggtgtgtgtgcaatagtgcaCTGCCACTGTGTGTGTGATAACCCTTGATTGCGACAACATAAACATGGTATGTAGTTTtgcaatcatcatccaaaaggagaaataaGCAGATGTATTAGAAGTGAAGGGTCTGGTTtgtttataattaattaaagattatATCTCATAGCTTTCATCAAAGTTTTAGGTGCACTCACATGTCCTGCCTCTACCTTCAAAAAGGGGTAATTGACTGAAAATGATATGATCTCTGTGCTCTGCAATTTGATTGGCCAAGCATGAACCCTCCTCTCATGGTCAGAAATAGGTCAATTTGAAGTCATTGCAGGGTCATGGATAAAgcagaaataagaaaagagaaaagaaaatttggggtAGCTTCAATGAATAATTCTGGAGTGATCTAAGATTAAATTCGAAGAGCAATCTGGGGATGGAACAATGGACAAGTCTTTCTTTTGCCATCTGAAATCAATGAGCTATCAAGAATGAGGCTCAAATTTTGATTCACTAGATTTTCTTCACAACCAATGCTTATATCTGAGGCCACTGAATTGAAGAGCATATGTACATACTCGAATCATGGAAAGTAAGAAGTAAAGTTACcgtgaaaaggaaaagagaagaagatttCTCAGGATTTACTTGATGCAGGATAATTTTCATCTGCCATTCTAGCCTTGAGTTTGTGCTTGGCGCACATCCTGCAATATATGCTCTTTGTCCTCATCACGAGCAACACGTCAAGCCCGAAACCGAACACACAAGCCAGGCCCATGATCACGTACACGAGCATATAACACTGTGGCCCGACGCAAGTGTTACTGCCTCCGTCACTAATGGTGGCTTGAACATCGTAAAGATGACCGGCAAGCAGgccagagaaaaggaaagaacctAGAGGAAGATTGAGGATTAGGATGTTGTACAGAAGGCCATAATACTTGAGGCCAAACAGCTCTGATGCAATTGGAACGGTGACAGTGAGGCGGACGCCGTAGCATATGCCCACCAGAATCGAGCCAATGTAGAAAGATCCTGGCAAGGCCAAGGCCATGATGATGTATCCTAGAGTCATCAGTATCTGTGAAGCCGCATTCCAGATAGGCCTTGGTGTTCCACACTTCCTGCAGACGAACAAAACACGATGAAAATGTTGAGAGAAAGCTCATCTTCAATAAAATGTCGAGTCCTCAATTAGTATATCGAAAGCTGTCTCTATGCAATTTCAAACGCTTGTAAAGCTAAAGAGTTGGGCATACCAAATGTAGTGTTCTGACACCAATCCTGAGATGATCCTCCCAAAGAATCCCCAGATGCTGGTGAGAGAGACGAAGATTGATACATCAACGTAGCCAAGTGCGAGCCCCATCTGTCCCATGTTGTTCATGAAGCACATTCCCGTGCCCACCCCACATAGGAATGATGCAAAAAGTATCCAGAAATCGACCGTCTTCATCATTTCCAAAACCGTGTGATCCTCCCCAATCAATGGCTGGCGCTTTTCCTGGACAGATCCTTGAGCAACAGTTTCGGTCAGAGTCACTGAATCTTCTAGCCTCGTTGGTGGGGCAATAAGTGGCTGTTTGATTGCTTGTTCAATATCAGAATTTGGTTTTGACTCGGGCATACCTAAGTAAAAAGGAACACCTAATGGCAGAGCAAGTAAGACTACTAGTCCTATTGCAAATGCCACGGAAAGAACGTGGCCATGACTTCCACTAATGTCAAAGGCCAATAGATAGGAGGCCAGCACGATGGCCATCACATTAAAGGCATTCAAGAGCTGTGTCTCTCGCTTTTCTTCTTCAGGGGCAGTTTCACAGAGGAAAACAGCGGCAACCAGGCAGATTACTGTGGGAACTACGGCAAGCATGAGGAGGAAAGTGGAAGGGTCAGAGGAGAAGAGAGCGGCGCAAATGTCAGTGAATATCGCCGTGCTTAGCCCCACGTATCCCTTGAGAATCCCTGAGACTGGTCCTCGGCTTTTTGGAAAGTTCCTCATGCAAGTCACTAGGACGGCTGTGTTCATCCATGTCGTGCTGTTTCCGCCCATGCACAGGAATATGCACATCTGCATAGACATTGGCAGGGACTTAGTTCTGAGGAAAAGGTTAATCAATAAATGCATGCACACTTTTAAACAGAAGAAAATGTGAGACCTAACTAAAATAAGGACACATTTTAGAGTACTATTGAAAAGGTGCAGCCTGTGGTTTCCACGCAGGAATGGTAGGAACATAGCTTACCTGCCAGTAGGGAAGAGGACTGATTCGCTGGCTCACGACAAGCCATTGAGCTCCATACCCTATTAGACCCTCTAAGGATCCAATCAGAAGTATAATCCACATAGGAAATCGATTCGAGGCGAGGCCAGAGACGAGCCCAAATGCCTTGCCGACATCTTTAGCCACAGATAGATTGTTGAGCTCGAGCTGCGTGAGCGCCATGAGAGATTTGAGCGCATCAGAGTAGTTGGAGAACGTGTAGTTGTTGCCTGCAATGGCCTGGACCCAAATTGCAGTCACAAATCCTAGCCATTTTCCAGCAGGAGACATCAGAGATAATGAAGGAAAATACACTGAAGACTGAAGAGgacaaatagatttttcttctttgggttTGAGCCATAAGGAGGATGACAAGCTTATTTATACATTTGGCACTGCATTCATTAATGAGACAATGATTAGTTTTGCCTGGTTTTGAATGGATTGGAAGAAAGAAGGTTTTGCGATCAAAGGGTGGAACATGGTTTTTGTAGTTTCCGGATTTTGTGATGTACTCGTGGAGAAATTGGATTAAAGAACCAAGTGCATGAATAAATAAGTGCAATAGCCAAATGAAGTAATGCTGAAAGTCCAAACAACAAGTGGGCACTCTTGGTCTTTCTTTAATATTTCTGAGGTTTTTGAAGTTGATGGCTTGAATTGCTAAGCAAAACAGCTTCAAAGAAACCAAGTCCTTGAACAGAGGATATGGAAAGCGGCCTCGCCCCTTTTGGAGATCTTTACTTTTGCAAAGATGTGTCAAGGAAATAATCGGAAATGCGATTCTCGATTTTTAAACAAATGATCTTGGTGGTTCAATTATAAGCAAGAATCGAGATCTTACTTTTGTCTGGCAATTGACTCGAGAAACCTTTCTCGAAGTCAAATCCTACTTACCGCTTACCATGATTGACTCCGAAAGTCATGTGGAGCGACACGGAACTCGCTTGCTTCCTCTAATCAGAACAGGACAAGgatatcatctataaaagtaatTGATTTTTCCAATAATTACAGGATACCGGCATCTTGTTTTCTGCTAGCAGTTGTTTTAAGGATAAGGTGTGGTCCCTTTTGAGGTTTTATGGATCagaagaaaatgataaatgTCAAAAACTAATGGAACGGAAGCAGATGAAGACACTTTGGGTCCCTGTTTGCATTCATGAGCTTGCAAATTCAGATTCCTCTAACTGCCTAAAGCCCCTGAATTTTACCAAGGAAACGCCCACCACTTTGTGTCCCGGTTTGCATTCATGACTCAGATGTAGGCCCGCTTGCCAACGCTTGAACAATGGATTTGAAGTATACATGCTATCCGGTGCCTAAAACAGAGATTTGCATGtaaaaagaaacaaggaaaaatacAAGGAACGAAAGGTGCTAAATTATGGAGTAAACAGAATTGAAAGTGCATAGTCCGTATCAGAGAATTGAAAGACAAGTTAACGCGAGTACGTCTCATTGATCGCTGCCTTGAGACGAGAAGAGTCTGATCATTTTTGACAGCAACGCATTGAGGTCACCAGTCCAACACTACTGCAAGATCTGCTAGGCAACTGCATGTATTTCCATGTAAAGAAGAGATTttgtgaaatgatgatgattgtcaattttacaatttttcgaTGGTAAATTTGATAGAATCACATATCCACAAAATAAATAAGGGTCCGTGAATTACACGCAATAGATTTTTACAAACTATACATAATCCACAACTTAAATGATTCTTCGCATCAAAAGACTGGACAGCCTTCGACGACAACCCCTTTAGCTGTGGGGCAAGCGGCTAATGGACATCCATCAGGATCTTCACCCCACCAACTGAGGCTAACATGCTTCATTCCCAAACACAAGTACAGAAGGACGGCCATAAACGCTAACCCAGCATCAAGTGCGCCCGATAGCGCATAATTGTGGCGACTCCACCAGCCTCGATAGTATCGGTAAGCAACGAATCCTGATAAAAATCCAGCGATGATCCAACTGGTGTAGTTAACAGCAGTAGCTGGAGGCATGCTTACTGTAGCACCGAGCAGCACGGGCATTGTGATTAGTCTAATCCACTCCTTGTCCGGAAAGGCCTTATGCGCAAGCCAAACAATGAAAGGAGCAATGGCCCCTACCAAGAAAAACCAGTTGATGGCAGAGTAGTAGCCGAGATCTCCAAAAATCCTGCGGGGCCCAATCAAACCCCAAATGACTGAACCATCAAAAAATACAGTGTCACCAGGGCAAGTCCATGGACTGCCTGCTGGAAGCAGCGCCCGGTTACAAATGTCAGGGACTGTATCCATAAGCCACCATGCCGTTCGGAGATGCACTAATGCTGCAACAATGGTACCGACCACCTGATAGAAGATCAATTCTTACTGTAagcaaagaaagggaaaagaatgaaagacCGGTTTTACAACAATTTCGGGCAGATTTCAAGTGTACAGAGATTAATtttggggaaatcattttttcaCCTCACCGGGAATCcatcaaactaatatatttactTCCATCACTCAGCACAGACGGGAAAAGACAAGAGACTAACCTGCGCCATAAACATCTCTCGAGGAGGAATTTTCATGTAGTGCCCAAGCTTGAAGTCTTGTAAGAATGTGATCCCCTGCTTCATACTGACGTACCCATAGACTTTAAACAGAATGTTCGCGACTGGATATCCAGGGTAAATGTACCCAATGATAAATTCAGTGATTACGTTCAAAGCTGGTGTCTGACCAACACACATGGAACTCATGAGAATATGCAAAGTATTAAGCTTAGAGTAAGAGCAAAGAGTACATAATAATCACTGATCCGCATATTTATGTATTCTATTGTAGAGAATAAACAATCTCATTGACTCATACAACATATACTTTAAACATGATGGATCTGCACCTGATTTGTCGTTGCAGTGATGACTCCAACAGGAAGAGTGAAAAATATGGCAAGAGCACATGCTAGCAGAACACCCCACCATGGCAGTTGAAGCTGATCCTTGAAGTACTCACATATAAATATGGTTGCCACAATATTTACCAAAAGAATACAAGTAAACCACCATTCAGGAACTTGCTTGTATCTTCTCATGAGCTTAGTGTGTATATCCATTTTCTTCTCACTAAAGGCGGACTTGCTCAGCAGCCATATTTCTCTAAAACAATACCATAACATTAGATCATCTATCTGAGCATGGTTAATAAGAAATTGTAATTCAACTGGATTGGCAACGACCATATAACTCTGTTCAATTAAAAGGTGCGGTGTTATATCAGAACAATGTCATTTGTAGCAGAACTTAACAACAATACCATAACATTAGATCATCTATCTGAGCATGGTTAATAAGAAATTGTAATTCAACCGGATTGGCAACAACCATATAACTCTGTCCAATTAAAAGGTGCAGTGTTATATCAGAATAATGTCATTTGTAGCAGAACTTAACAACAAGGGAAGAACACACTCCCACAAGGCCAACTATGGGTCTGGGAACAAGACAACTATAACACAGATCTCCAAAGTACTGAAGCACTACTTGACTAGTTGACttggattctttttttcttttttttaactgaAAGGACATGGGATATAGAAGTGACCAAAATAATGCTGATACATGAACGTAAAACTCACCTTCTGTTCACACAACACAAACAAATTCACTGATAACATTTCATTGAATTTTACTTAGCAAGGATGGTGTGGTGCAGTTACATCAGAGAAGTTAACAAAATTCCTCTCATCACAATTTAGTTAATGAATAGCAAGCAATTGTGCAGCACATAACAAcgcaaaagaaaaatgcaactTACTTTCCATGGAAGAGGAACCCATGAACAACAGTAGCGGTGAGGCAGGCAAAGCTGATGCCATAGTACACAGAAAAGACAGTACAAAGATAGAGAGGACCCTCCCTTTCATATGCCTCGGCATCCAATTGAAAGTGTTCATTTATGATGGCAGAAATATTGTATTCTTGTCCCGAAGATGTGAACAGGCTATCTGAGAATAAGGAAAAAGTCTTGGCTCTGTATATATTGAGCCAGTAAGCTATAGGCGTGATGACATACATGACAAGGGCAAAACCAACAGCAATATTGGCAGTAGCAAACCACGGGCTAGCCAGTGGACTACCGAGATAAGCGGAGATGCTGGACCAGTCAAGTCCGACTGCACCAATCCCAAGACCATGGAGTCCAGAACCTAACTGTTGGGCTAAAACTGAAGCAGGGAATAACCAGCAGATCCAGGAAAGAGAGGTCAACATTGGAAAGAGGTAACCTGGAAAGACATAGTAACTGAAGCTACAGATGAAGGCTATAAGGAAAAAATGGTTCCTCGTCAATCCGCCTTTTGGCCTCTGCTCTTTCTCATGCAGTGCTCTGCATTTGACCATAACAACGTCAAGTTATATGATAAACtacaaaaagaaatgaactATACAAAATGTTTGAAGGCTAACAAAAGCAAATGTCATCGCCTGACTCCTTGTTTACCAGGACAAAAGCAACTTAATACATATAtattctaaaaatgattgcCTGGAGATTGCAGTTCTCAACTGTGAAGCTTTGACACTTTAGATCAACACGATAGACACAATTTGCTGCTAATCTTTGTATGTACACTAGCGCAGCATGGGAAGAGAAGTAAACTGAGACTTAGAAAACTCTCTGAACAGTGAAATTTTCGAACTTCAATAGCTATTAACTGCATTTAAATCGGATTTAAACAAATCGATCAATGGAATCAAGACATGGGAATGGGGAAAGATCATGTTAAAGATCTTAGAAAATACATTCAtaagaacagaaacaaaaaaggaaaagacaagaTTTCAGTTTGTCTTCTGgcatcttgtttttctttcattaataCAGACTATTTTACACAGCATCATTCACATGtaaataaaaaggggaaaaaaaaagggtagcCTGAAACAAGCCAAATTTAGCCAAAGATtaatgagaaagaaatgaaagagtGACAAACGACAAGGACCTAACAAAAATCCCTAACCGACAAAAAACAAGATTTTAAAACATGCTCATCAATCAACACACTTGCCAACGTACGCCCGACCGACGCACCTGAACAACGAGACTTGCACCAGATTCTGCGGCCACCACATGGCGGCGGGCTCCACCAAGTACCGCCGGAACAACCCGGCCCAGCCGAACCCCAAGACCTGCGTCGTCAAGACGATGACCAGCGCCACGGGAAACGACATCTCCTTCCGGTAGAAGATCTTGACGACGCTGATGATGTGAATGGCGTAGACGCTGGACGCGCCGGAGTTGGCGAAGATCGTGATCAGGACGTGCTCCTTGACGTTGAATGGCCCCGGATTGAGCGTGAACTGCCACCTCCGCCCCTCGAAGAACACTCTCCTCGTGATCACTCCGGCCATGAGGTGACCTGGAGCCAGGCACGCTCATTAGTCCGTTCGAATACGTGGACGTACGAAACATCACAGATGCAAAGTACGTACAACCGAGACTTCGTCTCGAGAAGTCAAACTCGATCGTTGCACTGAACCGAACTGAACGGGGGATCTCGAGTTGGAGGCCTACCTAGAGGGACGACGGCGATCTGAGCGGAGACGGAGGTCACGGAGAGGGGCTCGCGGCGGTACCAGAAGAACTGGttgaggaaggagaggagggagCACGCCAGGGCGCCGAGGACGAACGTGCGGAACGTGACGGCCGGGAGAGAATGGTCGTCCCCCGTCGGGACCGTGAGCGCGACCTGCTCGACCTGGGAGTTCTCACCTCCGTGGAACTcttccgtcgccgccgccgccgccgccgaggagCCATGAGCTCCGGCCTCTTTCTGGACTGCGCACGAAtcatggagaagaagaagaagagactttCCGGTCAAGGAAATTCACGCGAGAAAGTTGGAGGgaaagtgaaagagaaaatgCGAGAGCGAATCTTACGGAGCGGTACGTCTTCAGGATTCATCATCGGTTATCGTGGGATAAAATTTTTCGGCCGCTGATCATGATGATGAACGGCTCTGGTTTGACTTCGGCGCGACGGTCCGCTGTCGATCCTGACTGTAGATTCGATCTGTGAAGTAAGCGGTGACGACTGACGGGTGAACCAGGATTCTCGACGTTGAATCGTGGCCGTTGCGTGAAGTTACAGCTTACGTAAAATTAAGGGAGACGAAATAAATGCTCCTCGTGCCGTGACCTAGTATATAAcatgatccttaaatttttatataatatataacttAATCTATGcactttcaatcattttaatGTGATCTATGAACTTTAAATACAAGTTCAATCTAATCCCtactttatataaaaatatccaaTATTATTCGTGAATTTGAATTTAGGAAATGATAATATTAAATACTTTTATATAATTCAGAATCTGACTTTGACTTTTAAGTAGTTTACTCAGGCATGAGTACCATAGAGAAGTTCCCTGGAATCGGTCGTATGGGCCCCACGGATGTACCTTCCCCAATCCAAAGCGAGAGATACAGTTGTCGGATTCAACCCTAACACAAATGAAgacttttattttcaaattaattggaaaagtataaactttttttattgaacAGCTTTTTTCATGTCAAGCTCCtagttacatttttttttttttatatttcattgtTCCGTAATACTTTTCACTTAGTAAATTATACAGGTAAAATTAGGTTGCAATTGTTTTGCAAATAGTGGATGAcctaaaatgcattttcttagAAATGATTACTTGTATTACTTAAAATGATTAATCAGTTAAATATACTTCCATCATCGATTATCTCGATAATTGAATGAGCAGTGTCGGTAGAACGATTTCAAAGAGTACCAATTCACTGATGTTGAAAGCAAAGCGCCTTCTGAATCAAAATAGCGGGGCCCTTACTCAAATGGAAGATTGATAGTTTTCGATAAGAAGAAAGGTGTTGGTTTGTCTTATCCTATGATAAGAACTTCAAACCATATCGTAGCATGCGTATGAAAAAAGGGCTTCTCAGTAAGAATTCTTGGCCCCCACCCATTTACCATCTCTTATTCCAAATCTATCTCTTCCTGCATTTGTGTACCTGGCCTTTTATCAAGATGAGGTGCTACGGAAGATGCTTTCGGGCCCGAATTCAAATGAGTGGTTGACAAAATGAACTTTCTTAGTGAAATTTGTCGAAATGACAAATTTTTGCCTAAACAATATCATGaataatgtaaatattttttattcattcgtTTTTGTAAACGATGCaagtaattaattttcaaaaaactatcttcaaaattatttatttttttgcaaaatgaacaCGTCCTCAATATCGccaaattaatataaataaaagaaacctGTCTTGACATTAAcatttaaatacaaaaaagttcAATGACCATACGATACACTTTTCATGGTGGACACATTGAAAGGATGATATAAAAAGGAGAACATCAAAGGAAGTAATACAATCACTTgaattttagacaaaaaaattaaaaaattgataaattcatatatattattata of the Eucalyptus grandis isolate ANBG69807.140 chromosome 10, ASM1654582v1, whole genome shotgun sequence genome contains:
- the LOC104428840 gene encoding oligopeptide transporter 7-like, with protein sequence MMNPEDVPLLQKEAGAHGSSAAAAAATEEFHGGENSQVEQVALTVPTGDDHSLPAVTFRTFVLGALACSLLSFLNQFFWYRREPLSVTSVSAQIAVVPLGHLMAGVITRRVFFEGRRWQFTLNPGPFNVKEHVLITIFANSGASSVYAIHIISVVKIFYRKEMSFPVALVIVLTTQVLGFGWAGLFRRYLVEPAAMWWPQNLVQVSLFRALHEKEQRPKGGLTRNHFFLIAFICSFSYYVFPGYLFPMLTSLSWICWLFPASVLAQQLGSGLHGLGIGAVGLDWSSISAYLGSPLASPWFATANIAVGFALVMYVITPIAYWLNIYRAKTFSLFSDSLFTSSGQEYNISAIINEHFQLDAEAYEREGPLYLCTVFSVYYGISFACLTATVVHGFLFHGKEIWLLSKSAFSEKKMDIHTKLMRRYKQVPEWWFTCILLVNIVATIFICEYFKDQLQLPWWGVLLACALAIFFTLPVGVITATTNQTPALNVITEFIIGYIYPGYPVANILFKVYGYVSMKQGITFLQDFKLGHYMKIPPREMFMAQVVGTIVAALVHLRTAWWLMDTVPDICNRALLPAGSPWTCPGDTVFFDGSVIWGLIGPRRIFGDLGYYSAINWFFLVGAIAPFIVWLAHKAFPDKEWIRLITMPVLLGATVSMPPATAVNYTSWIIAGFLSGFVAYRYYRGWWSRHNYALSGALDAGLAFMAVLLYLCLGMKHVSLSWWGEDPDGCPLAACPTAKGVVVEGCPVF
- the LOC104422769 gene encoding protein NUCLEAR FUSION DEFECTIVE 4, coding for MSPAGKWLGFVTAIWVQAIAGNNYTFSNYSDALKSLMALTQLELNNLSVAKDVGKAFGLVSGLASNRFPMWIILLIGSLEGLIGYGAQWLVVSQRISPLPYWQMCIFLCMGGNSTTWMNTAVLVTCMRNFPKSRGPVSGILKGYVGLSTAIFTDICAALFSSDPSTFLLMLAVVPTVICLVAAVFLCETAPEEEKRETQLLNAFNVMAIVLASYLLAFDISGSHGHVLSVAFAIGLVVLLALPLGVPFYLGMPESKPNSDIEQAIKQPLIAPPTRLEDSVTLTETVAQGSVQEKRQPLIGEDHTVLEMMKTVDFWILFASFLCGVGTGMCFMNNMGQMGLALGYVDVSIFVSLTSIWGFFGRIISGLVSEHYIWKCGTPRPIWNAASQILMTLGYIIMALALPGSFYIGSILVGICYGVRLTVTVPIASELFGLKYYGLLYNILILNLPLGSFLFSGLLAGHLYDVQATISDGGSNTCVGPQCYMLVYVIMGLACVFGFGLDVLLVMRTKSIYCRMCAKHKLKARMADENYPASSKS